From the Desulfovibrio sp. Huiquan2017 genome, one window contains:
- a CDS encoding 4Fe-4S dicluster domain-containing protein, giving the protein MPKSFLIDTSRCTACRGCQIACKEWHELPANKTTQYHWGSHQNPQDLNPNNYKLVRFSEHLEDGVVRWNFFPDQCRHCEVPPCKELGDVYVEEAIIQDGKTGAVIFTEKTRKFSAEEAEEVRDACPYNIPRRNEQTGLMSKCTMCNDRIHAGMLPACVKVCPTGTMNFGDREEMLALGKQRLELLKKKWPKAMLADPDDVNVIYLLIDEPVNYHDHAVAEADIGPMSKKQFLATLARPFKAMKA; this is encoded by the coding sequence ATGCCTAAGTCATTCTTGATAGATACGTCCCGCTGCACCGCGTGCCGCGGTTGTCAGATCGCCTGCAAGGAGTGGCATGAACTGCCCGCCAACAAGACGACCCAGTACCATTGGGGCAGTCACCAGAACCCGCAGGACCTGAATCCCAACAACTATAAACTCGTTCGCTTCAGCGAACACCTCGAAGACGGCGTGGTCCGCTGGAACTTTTTCCCGGATCAGTGCCGCCATTGTGAAGTCCCCCCGTGCAAGGAACTGGGTGACGTGTATGTCGAGGAGGCTATCATCCAGGACGGGAAGACCGGCGCGGTCATCTTCACGGAGAAGACCAGGAAATTCTCGGCAGAAGAGGCCGAGGAGGTCCGCGACGCATGTCCGTACAACATCCCGCGACGCAACGAGCAGACCGGGCTCATGTCCAAGTGCACCATGTGCAACGACCGCATCCATGCGGGCATGCTGCCCGCCTGCGTCAAGGTCTGTCCCACCGGGACCATGAACTTCGGCGATCGCGAGGAAATGCTTGCCCTGGGCAAGCAGCGCCTCGAACTCCTGAAGAAGAAATGGCCCAAGGCGATGCTGGCCGATCCCGACGACGTCAACGTCATCTACCTGCTCATCGACGAGCCGGTGAACTACCACGACCACGCCGTGGCCGAGGCGGACATCGGGCCCATGTCGAAAAAGCAGTTTCTCGCCACCCTGGCCAGACCTTTCAAGGCCATGAAGGCGTAA
- a CDS encoding LysR family transcriptional regulator gives MLDARTTKQVSGKSNPTMRMHLWFETEEGVLFGLGRLQLLKCVEERGSLKAAAEALGMSYRGAWGKIKTTEELIGHKLIERASSRRAGYHLTDFGKSIAQSYDRWYREVESFALSKSHEFLPFSLDKYK, from the coding sequence ATGCTGGATGCGAGAACGACCAAACAGGTGAGCGGCAAGAGCAACCCCACTATGCGCATGCACCTGTGGTTTGAGACCGAAGAGGGCGTCCTTTTCGGCTTGGGCCGGTTACAGTTGTTGAAATGTGTGGAGGAGCGCGGTTCCCTCAAGGCGGCAGCCGAGGCTTTGGGCATGTCCTACCGCGGCGCCTGGGGCAAAATCAAGACCACCGAGGAATTGATCGGCCACAAACTCATAGAGCGGGCCTCCAGCCGACGGGCCGGTTATCACTTGACCGACTTCGGGAAGTCCATCGCCCAGAGCTATGACCGGTGGTACCGGGAGGTGGAGTCCTTCGCACTTTCCAAGAGTCACGAATTCTTACCTTTCTCTCTTGATAAATATAAGTGA